From one Streptomyces sp. 846.5 genomic stretch:
- a CDS encoding SAM-dependent methyltransferase has translation MAEQESVSEWERLGVDTSKPSVARVYDAILGGKDNFAVDRAVAAKRLELIPDGGQGARISRGFLARGVAHMAREGITQFLDIGSGLPTSQNTHQVAQSVAPGARVVYVDHDAIVLAHSRALLTETPDTRVMLGDFRSPHDILDSATVQEFLDWSRPIGLLLVGVVHHIADAEDPAALVRTYVDRLPAGSYLLLSHFSDASPEARALEQAFQQMMGSGRMRSPKEIEGFFDGLELVDPGVVPVVSWRPEEAVPEPSTPNTLLVYGGLGKRSELG, from the coding sequence ATGGCGGAGCAGGAATCGGTCTCCGAGTGGGAGAGGCTCGGCGTCGACACCTCCAAGCCGAGTGTGGCGCGCGTCTACGACGCGATTCTCGGCGGCAAGGACAACTTCGCCGTCGACCGGGCGGTGGCCGCCAAGCGCCTGGAGCTCATCCCCGACGGCGGCCAGGGCGCCCGGATCAGCCGCGGGTTCCTCGCCAGGGGCGTCGCCCACATGGCGCGGGAGGGGATCACCCAGTTCCTGGACATCGGCTCCGGGCTGCCCACCTCGCAGAACACCCACCAGGTCGCCCAGTCGGTCGCCCCCGGCGCCCGGGTGGTCTACGTCGACCACGACGCGATCGTGCTGGCCCACTCGAGGGCGCTGCTCACCGAGACCCCGGACACCCGGGTGATGCTCGGCGACTTCCGCTCGCCGCACGACATCCTGGACAGCGCGACCGTCCAGGAGTTCCTGGACTGGAGCCGCCCGATCGGGCTGCTTCTGGTGGGCGTGGTGCACCACATCGCGGACGCGGAGGACCCGGCTGCCCTGGTCCGGACGTACGTGGACCGGCTCCCGGCCGGCAGCTACCTGCTGCTCAGCCACTTCAGCGACGCCAGCCCGGAGGCCCGCGCCCTGGAGCAGGCCTTCCAGCAGATGATGGGCAGCGGACGGATGCGCAGCCCCAAGGAGATCGAGGGGTTCTTCGACGGCCTGGAACTGGTCGACCCCGGCGTCGTCCCGGTCGTCAGCTGGCGCCCCGAGGAGGCGGTCCCCGAGCCGTCGACACCCAACACGCTGCTGGTCTACGGCGGCCTGGGGAAGCGTTCGGAACTCGGCTGA